In Oryza sativa Japonica Group chromosome 11, ASM3414082v1, the following are encoded in one genomic region:
- the LOC4349746 gene encoding cytochrome P450 90A3, with protein MAAAALLLLAAAAAIVVVAMVLRWLLLLGGPAAGRLGKRALMPPGSTGLPLIGETLRLISAYKTPNPEPFIDERVARHGGVFTTHVFGERTVFSADPAFNRLLLAAEGRAVHSSYPSSIATLLGARSLLLTRGAAHKRLHSLTLTRLGRPASPPLLAHIDRLVLATMRQWEPAATVRLMDEAKKITFNLTVKQLVSIEPGPWTESLRREYVKLIDGFFSIPFPLANLLPFTTYGQALKARKKVAGALREVIKKRMEEKAENGGSIGDDEGKKEKKDMVEELLEAEGGSFSEEEMVDFCLSLLVAGYETTSMLMTLAVKFLTETPAALAELKEEHANIRDMKGKKQPLEWSDYKSMPFTQCVINETLRVGNIISGVFRRANTDIHYKDYTIPKGCKIFASFRAVHLNNEHYENARTFNPWRWQINNKLQNAVGANIFTPFGGGPRLCPGYELARVVVSIFLHHLVTRFSWEETEEDRLVFFPTTRTLKGYPINLRLLSESIC; from the exons atggccgcggccgcgctgctcctcctcgccgcggccgccgccatcgtcgtggTTGCCATGGTGCTCAgatggctcctcctcctcgggggCCCCGCCGCCGGGAGGCTGGGGAAGAGGGCGCTGATGCCGCCGGGGAGCACGGGCCTGCCGCTGATTGGCGAGACGCTGCGGCTCATCTCGGCGTACAAGACGCCCAACCCGGAGCCGTTCATCGACGAGCGCGTGGCGCGCCACGGCGGCGTGTTCACCACCCACGTCTTCGGCGAGCGCACCGTGTTCTCCGCCGACCCGGCCTTcaaccgcctcctcctcgccgccgagggCCGCGCCGTCCACTCCAGCTACCCGTCCTCCATCGCCACGCTCCTCGGCGCGCGCTCCCTGCTCCTCACCCGCGGCGCCGCGCACAAGCGGCTCCACTCCCTCACCCTCACCCGCCTCGGCcgccccgcgtcgccgcccctcctcgcgcACATCGACCGCCTCGTGCTCGCCACCATGCGCCAGTgggagcccgccgccaccgtgcgCCTCATGGACGAGGCCAAGAAAATCACCTTCAACCTCACCGTCAAGCAGCTCGTCAGCATCGAGCCGGGACCGTGGACCGAGAGCCTCCGCCGCGAGTACGTCAAGCTCATCGACGGCTTCTTCTCCATCCCCTTTCCTCTCGCCAACCTCCTCCCTTTTACCACCTACGGCCAGGCCCTCAAG GCGAGGAAGAAGGTGGCCGGTGCACTGCGGGAGGTGATAAAGAAGAGGATGGAGGAGAAAGCGGAGAATGGTGGCTCCATTGGGGATGATGaggggaagaaggagaagaaggacaTGGTTGAGGAGCTTCTTGAGGCGGAGGGTGGCAGCTTCTCGGAGGAAGAGATGGTGGATTTCTGCCTTTCTCTGCTGGTGGCTGGGTATGAGACTACGTCCATGCTCATGACGCTCGCGGTCAAGTTCCTCACTGAGACGCCTGCTGCGCTAGCTGAGCTCAAG GAAGAGCATGCCAATATCAGGGATATGAAAGGGAAAAAACAACCACTAGAGTGGAGCGATTACAAGTCCATGCCATTTACTCAATGT GTGATAAATGAGACACTCCGTGTGGGTAACATTATTAGTGGAGTATTCAGGCGAGCAAACACTGATATTCATTATAAAG ATTACACAATTCCAAAGGGATGCAAGATTTTTGCTTCATTCCGAGCTGTGCACCTTAATAATGAACACTACGAGAATGCTCGGACATTTAACCCTTGGAGATGGCAG ATCAACAATAAACTTCAGAATGCGGTAGGGGCCAATATATTTACTCCATTTGGCGGTGGACCCCGGTTGTGTCCTGGCTATGAGCTTGCCCGGGTTGTCGTTTCTATCTTCCTCCATCATCTTGTAACGCGCTTTAG CTGGGAAGAAACCGAAGAAGATAGACTTGTCTTCTTCCCCACCACACGAACTCTCAAAGGATACCCTATCAATCTTCGGCTGCTTTCAGAATCAATTTGCTGA